In the SAR324 cluster bacterium genome, CCAATCGGAGCATCCCATTTTTAATTGCGACGGGTGAAATTCCCTTGCTGCTGTTTACCAGAAATTACCTGAGACTCAAAGATTACCTGCCCCGCACTGATCAGTTATTCAAAGCGTTGATTCTGATACATGCTGTTTGTACCTTGTTACCGTTTGTAGCAGGTTATTCTCTGGCAATTAGAATCATAATTTATCTGGTTGTGGTGATATGTCTGGCAATGACATGGGCTGGTATTTCCACGCTGATGAAAGGCTCCAGGGAAGCACGTTTTTTTCTATTCGCATGGGGTGCTTTTTTTCTGGGAGCTTTGGTTTATTCCATTCAGAAAGTTGGTTTGATTCCTCCAGGCTTCATCACAGAATATGGAGTTCAATTTGGTTCAGCGGGTGGTGTCATTCTGTTGTCTCTCGGGTTGGCCGACAAAATCAATGAATTGAAAAAAGAATCTGCGCAAGCACAGGCTCATGCTCTGGAAATTCAACGACAGGCCAATGAACGTCTGGAAAAAAAGGTGGCGGAACGGACCTCTGAACTGAATCTTTCACTCACACAGGTGGAAAAAGCCCAGGCGCAATTGACAACTATCAATGACATTGTGAAAATCATCAACAAGGAAACAGATTTTGAAATCATTCTGGAAAGTATCCTTAAAACATTTTCATTGCTGATTCCGAGCGCTCAAAGAGCATTTTGCATGATCATGGACTCAGAAAATAAGAATTACATCATCGAAAAAACACTTGTCTTGTCAGCAAACGATTTTCAAACCATGACTCTGGGAAGTGAATGGAATGAACTCTTTTATACACACGTCACCCACTACATTGAATGGGCCGTGATTACTGAATATTCAGGGGTTGTTTCATGGAATCTTTATGCGGAATCAGCGACTCCTCAATCCGTACTTTCTGTTCCGGTAACGTTGAATGGTGAAATCGCCGGATTTTTTCATTTTGACAACCTGGATACTCCAGATGCCTTTCATCCGGAAATGTTTGCGATGATCGGAGATTTGACCGAACACATCACTTCAGCATTTTTAAGATCCAGAACACTGAAAATATTGAAAGAAAATGAAATCAGGCTCGAAAAAAACGCACGCTCTCTCAACCGTGCGTTGAGACAGGCACAACAGCGGGAAGAGACCATTGTTCAACTCAATCATCTGATGAAATCGGCTAATGAAACACTTGATTTGAATAATTTGATCAAGGCATTGCTCGAGGGAGCCCTGATTGATAAATATGCGATTGATGGCGCTATCGTTCATTTTGCCGATGTCGAAACAAGAACTTTGGAGTTTGCGGCTTTCTATAATGTATCAGGCCGCTATGAACATTTTTGTAATGATCTGGATCAATATTCATTTTTTCTGGATAAACCTGATACGCCTTTTGGGAGATCTTCCGTCACAAAAAATCCAGTTTACCTCAGAAATGTTCCTGAAGATCGCCAAACTATTGAAGGGCCGTTAAAAGATCTCAAATTGAGGCATGTTCAGTCCCTGTTGATTTATCCTCTCATTATTCAGGGGGATGTGATTGGAACAATCAGTTTTTTTTCAGCGGATTATGAACTGAAACTCAATGAACAACATCTCGAAAACATTCAGGGTTATATTGATCATATTGTGACACCTGTGAACAACATCCGTTTGTATGAAATTAGTCAGCAGGACAGAAAATTGATAACCCGGATCAATCAGGTGATGCAGACTGTGAATGCTACGCTGGATCTGGATGAAGTGATGGCGGCAGTCAAAGCGGCTCTTCAGGAAATGTTCACCTTTGACGCCATTGGAATTCAATTGGTTGATGAAGTTCGTCAATATTTGAATATTTACAGAATTTATGGTGATTCCATTTCAGAAAAACAGGTGAAACGCTGGAGCAGCATTCCTATTTTGATTGATGGCAGGGACAGTCTGAGTCTGTATAGTCTTCACATGAATGGGCCAGTGTATGTGCCTGATGTCAATGACGATATACCATTGGGACTTGTTGATGAAAAAATCCGGGAAAGTTTTCGGTTTGTTTCTTTACTTTGTCTCCCTTTGACTGTGCAAAACAAGGTAATAGGGGTTATTTCATTTTATAACAGTGGTCATGGTTTTTCATTGAGTGAAATCCAGATTGCACAGATTCAGCGGTATGTGACACAGATTGCCGCCACCATTCATAATGCGAGACTTTATGATGATTTGAAAAGTACCAAGATCCAATTGCTTGAAACTGAAAAAATCGCGGAAATGACCAAATCTTTCGAGCGATTTGTGCCCAAACAATTTTTGAACAGGATTGCGAAAAATGGTTTGGATCGCATTGAACTAGGCATGGCGGAAAGTGATATCATGACCATTTTATTTTGTGATATCAGATCGTTTACAACGCTTGCCGAAAAGATGAGCCCACAGGAATTATTAAATTTCCTCAATGCCTATCTGGATCGAATGAGTAAACCCATTCATGTTCACAATGGTTTTGTGGATAAATTTATCGGGGATGCGATCATGGCCTTGTTTGATAATCCAGGGGGACCACCAGAAGTGGAGGCACAAGGTGCCGTTGATGCGGCTATCGGTATGCAGGAAACCCTGAGGATATACAATGAACATCGAAGATTTTCTGGATATGTGCCTTTGTCAATTGGTATCGGAATTCATACAGGCCCAGTGGTCGTTGGTACGGTAGGCTCAAGGGACAGGATGGATTCAACCGTGCTTGGGGATAATGTGAATCTGGCCGCAAGGCTGGAAGGCTTGACCAAATATTATGGGGCAAAAATCATCATCAGTGAAGACACCATGAGGTTGCTGGAAAGCATCCGTCAATACAAGTACCGACAATTGGACTGGTTAAGAGTTAAGGGCAAGGCAGAGCCTGTTTCAATTTATGAAATTTACAGTGCCGATGATGATGATATTCAAAGGTTGAAAATGAAATCGGAAAGATTTCTACGCAAGGGATTGTTCAGTCGGTTCAAACAACAATGGGATGAATCCATAACCAGCTTTCAGGAAGTGTTGGCCATTAATCCGAAAGACAAAGCTGCTGAATTTCATATTAAAAATTGCCTGTATTTGAAAAATAATCCACCTGAACAGGGATGGGATGGATCCATCAGTCTGGATTCAAAATGAAATCGACTGCTTAAGGTCTGGTTGGTTCGGTGACGCTTATTACCTGAACTTTGTCAATTTCAAGCGAGGCCATGAAATTCAACAGACTCAATAATCTATTGATTTCAATATTATTTTCTGGTGCGATCACATACTCACCTTCAGGCTTGGTTTTTCTGAATTCAATGATTGCCGTTTTTAAATCCTCAAATTTCGCAACTGGTTTTCCTGCTATAATCCAGTTGTCTGAAGCATGAATTTCTATCAGTAATGGTTCATCAAGAGTCGAAACAGGGGGTGCTCCCTCGGTTGTCTGAGGCAAATTTATTTCGGTATAAATATGGGTGATTCCTGCTGTTAAAATGAAAAAAATCAGCAAAATGAACATAACATCCAACAATGAAGTCAGATCAATGCTATTTTCCGGATCAGATTCCGGGGATGGCAAACCATGAAATGGCCTGGTTGAAATCATGAGCGAACTCCATGAGTCAGATGGTGATTCAATGCATTCAATTGCTCTGTTAAAAGTTGAATGATGCTGTTGATCCGCATATGAAACATTGAATAAGCGATCAACGAAGGAATAGCAATGATCAAACCCGCAGCGGTTGTGAGCATGGCTTGAGATATGCCATTTGCAATCAGTGCCGGACTCACTGGACCATGTGACGTTGCGATACTGTCAAAGGCCTGGATCATTCCCAGAATGGTTCCAAGTAGACCTAAAAGTGGTGCAATAGACGCCACAAGTTTCAACAATGGTAGATATCGAAGGAGTTCTCGTTGCAATTTCATCATCTTGATTGAAAGATAATGTTCGCGGTCTTCTTGATCCAGATGGCTTTTTTCGCAAAGTTCCATTAATAGGAAACCTGTTTTCCATTTTTTAAGATCAAAAGACACCATGCTATCGACAATTGATTCCATGGGGTGCTGTAGGATTTTTTCAACAACGTCATCAGGCACTCCTGAATAACGCATTAAAACATAGAAACGTTCTGAAATGATTGTGGTAACGATTACCGCGCAGGCAAGCAATGGCAAACCAACCAAACCCATTTGCTCAAGAAAACTCATGCTGTCCTCAAGGAAATATGTTTCAGCAAACATAAAAAAACATGCTTTACTTTCTACTCAAGAAACCAGTATTAAAAAAGAGAAATTTTTTTCCAGAATGCATTTTTTAATAAAATCGGAGTCATTTGTTGAAAATAAAAACTCTGTTAATGATTATTGCAGTGATATTATTGGGAAATAGTGTGCTTTCTGCTCAGGAAAGCGTCAAGCTTGTTCCTGGAAAAACCATGTATGCACTGGGTAAAAACCTGGTGTATATGGAGGATAAAGACAACAAGATTACTTTAGACACGCTCCAAACAGGTGGAGATTTACCTCCTTTTCAAAAATCTACTTCAGACACCTTGAGTGTTGGTTTCACAGATTCTTCCTATTGGCTACGTCTATTTATTAAAAACACCGATTCTTCACAAACATCA is a window encoding:
- a CDS encoding GAF domain-containing protein, whose protein sequence is MKFPYLLNHKKQGLKACFLPFNVLRYFPVHTIILFLLFFMGLFLDGRDEIQAMPVTITDGTENYNLGSVVDILEDKDGTTTIEQIISAEWSNQFIKSSVDIPNFGFTRSVYWVRLELDHDSPLDTRWFLEVGYPLLDQIVLYSKDESGIWQQTLTGDTYPFSQRPLNFRNFVFPLNLEGGQSETLYLRIKTESSMQIPLNLWSPDKFAERINREVYGLGIYYGIMLVMILYNLFIYVSVRDIGYLFYVLFITLYALIQLALNGLAFEYLWPEFPWWANRSIPFLIATGEIPLLLFTRNYLRLKDYLPRTDQLFKALILIHAVCTLLPFVAGYSLAIRIIIYLVVVICLAMTWAGISTLMKGSREARFFLFAWGAFFLGALVYSIQKVGLIPPGFITEYGVQFGSAGGVILLSLGLADKINELKKESAQAQAHALEIQRQANERLEKKVAERTSELNLSLTQVEKAQAQLTTINDIVKIINKETDFEIILESILKTFSLLIPSAQRAFCMIMDSENKNYIIEKTLVLSANDFQTMTLGSEWNELFYTHVTHYIEWAVITEYSGVVSWNLYAESATPQSVLSVPVTLNGEIAGFFHFDNLDTPDAFHPEMFAMIGDLTEHITSAFLRSRTLKILKENEIRLEKNARSLNRALRQAQQREETIVQLNHLMKSANETLDLNNLIKALLEGALIDKYAIDGAIVHFADVETRTLEFAAFYNVSGRYEHFCNDLDQYSFFLDKPDTPFGRSSVTKNPVYLRNVPEDRQTIEGPLKDLKLRHVQSLLIYPLIIQGDVIGTISFFSADYELKLNEQHLENIQGYIDHIVTPVNNIRLYEISQQDRKLITRINQVMQTVNATLDLDEVMAAVKAALQEMFTFDAIGIQLVDEVRQYLNIYRIYGDSISEKQVKRWSSIPILIDGRDSLSLYSLHMNGPVYVPDVNDDIPLGLVDEKIRESFRFVSLLCLPLTVQNKVIGVISFYNSGHGFSLSEIQIAQIQRYVTQIAATIHNARLYDDLKSTKIQLLETEKIAEMTKSFERFVPKQFLNRIAKNGLDRIELGMAESDIMTILFCDIRSFTTLAEKMSPQELLNFLNAYLDRMSKPIHVHNGFVDKFIGDAIMALFDNPGGPPEVEAQGAVDAAIGMQETLRIYNEHRRFSGYVPLSIGIGIHTGPVVVGTVGSRDRMDSTVLGDNVNLAARLEGLTKYYGAKIIISEDTMRLLESIRQYKYRQLDWLRVKGKAEPVSIYEIYSADDDDIQRLKMKSERFLRKGLFSRFKQQWDESITSFQEVLAINPKDKAAEFHIKNCLYLKNNPPEQGWDGSISLDSK
- a CDS encoding biopolymer transporter ExbD, with translation MISTRPFHGLPSPESDPENSIDLTSLLDVMFILLIFFILTAGITHIYTEINLPQTTEGAPPVSTLDEPLLIEIHASDNWIIAGKPVAKFEDLKTAIIEFRKTKPEGEYVIAPENNIEINRLLSLLNFMASLEIDKVQVISVTEPTRP
- a CDS encoding MotA/TolQ/ExbB proton channel family protein, giving the protein MFAETYFLEDSMSFLEQMGLVGLPLLACAVIVTTIISERFYVLMRYSGVPDDVVEKILQHPMESIVDSMVSFDLKKWKTGFLLMELCEKSHLDQEDREHYLSIKMMKLQRELLRYLPLLKLVASIAPLLGLLGTILGMIQAFDSIATSHGPVSPALIANGISQAMLTTAAGLIIAIPSLIAYSMFHMRINSIIQLLTEQLNALNHHLTHGVRS